One genomic segment of Novisyntrophococcus fermenticellae includes these proteins:
- a CDS encoding ABC transporter substrate-binding protein, which produces MKKKIVSVMLSAVMAAGLLAGCGGGSKDNASSGGGSAKGDYDMTLYSINTTDPDFDEWLKNVEDATGLKIHVIAAPTDSDTRQQKITTVLSTGDTSVDVIEINDEMSASFKNSGWLEGLNDTVMTEDIRGQFPQGYLEDMITDKSGNIVGVPGYSGYLAFWVNQQIMDEVGITTIDTKEDFMKYMKAVSGNGRYGYGGSWEKTYSFNEIAQFVNMFGGDYFDWTNPANKEAIQFLHDMVADGNTPIDQIADKYEQMNPKINDGKYGSWFMWGLGTDYEKAGMLGADKVHMAMVPDFSGKGERAIFTDSWSYVLSKSSKNKDAALKFLKYMADEGGMEASYKAFDRYPARADVAEKIVPDTDPAKEMYSRYAAECNVKGRPMLPQTMEFISDIGTIFQSCMKDEITVDEFCTKAQEMVDKYSK; this is translated from the coding sequence ATGAAGAAGAAAATTGTCAGTGTAATGCTTAGTGCAGTTATGGCTGCCGGATTACTGGCCGGATGCGGCGGAGGATCAAAGGATAATGCATCAAGCGGAGGAGGGAGTGCAAAAGGCGATTATGATATGACCCTTTATAGCATCAACACCACAGACCCGGATTTCGACGAGTGGCTGAAGAATGTGGAGGATGCCACAGGATTAAAGATTCATGTGATCGCAGCGCCCACAGATTCCGATACCCGTCAGCAGAAAATTACGACAGTGCTGTCCACAGGTGATACCAGCGTGGATGTAATCGAAATCAATGATGAGATGAGTGCCTCTTTTAAGAATTCCGGATGGCTGGAAGGATTAAATGACACAGTTATGACAGAGGATATCCGGGGACAATTCCCTCAAGGGTATCTGGAGGATATGATTACGGATAAAAGCGGAAATATAGTAGGTGTTCCGGGATATTCCGGCTATCTGGCATTCTGGGTGAATCAGCAGATCATGGATGAGGTTGGCATCACAACCATTGATACAAAAGAAGACTTCATGAAATATATGAAGGCTGTTTCAGGTAACGGAAGGTATGGATATGGGGGTTCCTGGGAAAAGACATATTCCTTTAATGAAATCGCACAGTTTGTTAATATGTTCGGAGGGGATTATTTTGACTGGACAAACCCGGCGAACAAGGAAGCAATCCAGTTCCTGCATGATATGGTTGCGGATGGAAACACTCCAATCGACCAGATTGCAGACAAGTATGAGCAGATGAATCCTAAGATAAATGATGGAAAGTATGGAAGCTGGTTTATGTGGGGACTCGGAACCGATTATGAGAAGGCAGGTATGCTGGGAGCGGATAAGGTTCACATGGCAATGGTACCAGATTTCAGCGGAAAAGGTGAGAGAGCCATCTTTACAGATTCCTGGAGTTATGTACTCAGTAAATCTTCTAAGAATAAAGATGCCGCACTTAAATTCCTAAAGTACATGGCAGATGAAGGCGGAATGGAGGCATCCTATAAAGCCTTTGACCGCTATCCGGCACGTGCTGATGTGGCAGAAAAAATAGTTCCGGATACAGATCCTGCAAAGGAGATGTACAGCAGATATGCAGCAGAATGCAATGTAAAGGGACGTCCGATGCTTCCTCAGACTATGGAATTTATCTCAGACATAGGAACAATCTTCCAATCCTGTATGAAAGATGAGATTACGGTGGATGAGTTCTGCACGAAGGCACAGGAAATGGTGGACAAGTACAGCAAATGA
- a CDS encoding HD domain-containing protein: MEKTENLILEMIQFDAGEPELVHHFLKVYNFAKLIGSMENISPRLMEILEAGAIVHDIGIKVSMEKHGTCNGKLQEQEGPPYAERLLQKAGYEKDIVERVSYLVAHHHTYTNMEGMDYQILVEADFLVNLYENQSDKATMQTVYNKIFKTKAGRKLCRQMYLVSDEAYENAEVE, encoded by the coding sequence ATGGAAAAAACAGAGAATTTGATTTTGGAAATGATTCAATTTGATGCAGGTGAACCTGAACTGGTTCATCATTTTCTGAAAGTCTATAATTTTGCAAAGTTAATTGGCAGTATGGAAAATATATCCCCTCGATTAATGGAGATTTTAGAGGCAGGAGCAATTGTACACGATATAGGAATCAAGGTTTCCATGGAAAAACATGGAACCTGCAATGGGAAGCTTCAGGAACAGGAAGGACCTCCTTACGCGGAAAGGCTTTTGCAGAAAGCGGGATATGAGAAGGATATCGTTGAACGTGTAAGCTATCTGGTAGCGCATCATCATACATACACAAACATGGAGGGAATGGATTATCAGATATTGGTGGAGGCTGATTTTCTGGTGAATTTATACGAAAATCAAAGTGATAAAGCAACCATGCAGACAGTCTATAATAAAATATTCAAAACCAAGGCAGGGAGAAAGCTTTGCCGTCAGATGTATCTTGTTTCTGATGAAGCATATGAAAACGCGGAAGTGGAATAA
- a CDS encoding methylated-DNA--[protein]-cysteine S-methyltransferase, with translation MYFTTHYQSPLGPLMLAGDGDHLVGVWMEGQKYFADNLGEETAEKDNLPVLKDSRNWLDRYFAGGKPAISDLPLAPIGSDFRKAVWNILCEIPYGEITTYGEIAKKMAARMNKKSMSAQAVGGAVGHNPISIIIPCHRVVGSDGSLTGYAGGLSNKKKLLEHEGAYMGKPSAFKEE, from the coding sequence ATGTATTTTACAACGCATTATCAATCACCGCTTGGGCCCCTTATGCTTGCAGGTGATGGAGATCACCTTGTTGGGGTATGGATGGAAGGTCAAAAGTATTTTGCAGATAACCTGGGAGAGGAGACAGCTGAAAAGGACAACTTACCCGTATTAAAGGATTCCCGAAATTGGTTAGACCGATATTTTGCAGGCGGGAAGCCGGCTATATCTGATTTGCCGCTGGCACCAATCGGAAGTGATTTCCGTAAAGCTGTATGGAATATCTTATGTGAGATACCTTATGGTGAGATTACTACCTATGGTGAAATTGCAAAGAAGATGGCAGCCCGGATGAATAAAAAGAGTATGTCTGCACAGGCGGTGGGCGGTGCTGTCGGACACAATCCAATTTCCATTATAATTCCCTGCCACCGTGTGGTGGGTTCTGATGGAAGTCTGACAGGATACGCCGGTGGACTTTCTAATAAAAAGAAACTGTTGGAGCATGAGGGTGCGTACATGGGTAAACCATCAGCATTTAAGGAAGAATGA
- a CDS encoding helix-turn-helix domain-containing protein has translation MKKVMIVDDNFISTEGIAKNIDWKSMDAEIIHIENSGNAAIASMKQTPVDLIISDIEMPDLDGISMSSLALSINPQVKIILISAYDKFEYARRAIRLGVCDYIEKPLDYTYLAQKVENALHTIDRERHNLELISQSRPLMTEKFFIDLLHYTGKEAQIYLGKYPVYLNLNLDYDYFNTIKIEIKNALDMEEELGITQYQMELLRIMDLLREKYGIFDQLYFVKEFNGIICILAQNTNSPNHFLQSTHKVIASLLEEYPDNLLKLNVGIGSIVKSIWDLHISYENAAHALKYHFFFPHKNIFDAKEALGQEFSLLSFSDSSEEEFIRLLCKKDLPSIENWLQVFFLEQTQRYPAKNIMFIRIYSLLGRILRFLYELNIDTSDLEAEIISVYNQFDYFQTYEQFYEWMNRLCIHVCDKLDTSLQTYHNQVCELAYNFILDNFEDNTLSLGDIAQHVNVSPAYLSSLYKKVRGKSIGDTITSHRVEKACKYLISSNLSLKEISVRCGYANQYYFSNSFKKKLGISPSAYREQHGGD, from the coding sequence ATGAAAAAAGTCATGATTGTAGACGACAATTTCATTTCAACAGAAGGAATTGCCAAAAACATTGACTGGAAAAGCATGGATGCTGAAATCATACACATAGAAAACAGCGGGAATGCCGCTATAGCATCCATGAAACAGACTCCCGTAGACTTGATTATATCTGATATAGAGATGCCCGATCTGGACGGCATCTCTATGAGCAGTCTGGCACTTTCCATCAACCCTCAGGTCAAAATCATATTAATCAGTGCCTATGATAAATTTGAATATGCCAGACGTGCAATCCGTCTGGGTGTCTGTGATTATATAGAAAAACCTCTGGACTACACATATCTGGCCCAAAAGGTGGAAAACGCACTTCATACGATCGACAGAGAACGCCATAATCTGGAGCTTATCAGCCAGAGCCGTCCTCTTATGACAGAAAAATTCTTTATAGACCTTTTACATTACACCGGAAAAGAGGCTCAGATTTATCTTGGGAAATACCCGGTATATCTCAACCTGAATCTGGATTATGACTATTTCAACACGATAAAGATTGAGATAAAAAATGCACTTGACATGGAGGAGGAGCTTGGAATTACTCAATATCAGATGGAGCTGCTCCGTATCATGGACTTGCTCCGTGAAAAATACGGGATTTTTGATCAGCTGTACTTTGTAAAAGAATTTAATGGGATTATCTGTATTCTGGCCCAGAATACAAACAGCCCCAATCACTTTCTCCAATCCACCCACAAAGTGATAGCATCTTTGCTTGAGGAATATCCCGATAATCTCTTAAAGCTGAATGTGGGAATCGGCAGTATCGTAAAGAGTATCTGGGACTTGCACATCTCATATGAGAATGCAGCTCATGCTTTGAAATACCACTTTTTCTTCCCTCACAAGAACATATTTGACGCAAAGGAGGCACTTGGACAGGAATTCAGCCTGCTCTCTTTTTCCGATTCGAGTGAAGAAGAATTTATCCGGCTGCTTTGTAAGAAGGATCTTCCGTCCATAGAAAACTGGCTTCAGGTCTTTTTCCTGGAACAAACGCAAAGATATCCCGCAAAAAACATAATGTTTATCCGAATATATTCTCTGCTTGGAAGAATTTTAAGGTTTTTATATGAGTTGAACATTGACACCTCCGATCTGGAGGCAGAAATCATCTCTGTATACAACCAGTTTGATTATTTTCAGACTTATGAACAATTCTACGAATGGATGAACCGATTATGTATCCATGTCTGTGACAAGCTGGATACTTCGCTGCAGACCTATCACAATCAGGTGTGCGAACTGGCCTATAACTTTATACTTGACAATTTTGAGGACAATACACTCAGTCTGGGCGATATAGCACAACATGTAAATGTAAGCCCCGCTTATTTGAGTTCTCTGTATAAGAAGGTCCGGGGTAAAAGTATCGGTGATACGATTACCTCACATCGTGTTGAAAAGGCCTGTAAATATCTTATCAGTTCAAATCTATCCTTAAAGGAGATCAGTGTCCGGTGCGGCTATGCCAACCAGTACTACTTCAGTAACAGTTTCAAGAAGAAGCTGGGAATATCGCCTTCTGCATACAGAGAACAGCACGGCGGAGACTGA
- a CDS encoding TetR/AcrR family transcriptional regulator, whose translation MMVKKGDRRVQMTRRMIKESFLELMQDYPISKVTVKMICESADINRSTFYAHYLNPYDLLNQIQKETLSHIQTYIMNKHFIIEKNKVAVPTLVQVLDFAKNNRSLFRVLLSESNSSNFQKGLESLANEKTMEEIAEEERLEGSAYEYLQIFEISGIISIMKIWLNKGCVDEPEELALLISKLLFQGIGGFYQ comes from the coding sequence ATGATGGTAAAAAAGGGAGACCGCAGAGTGCAGATGACCAGGCGAATGATAAAGGAGAGCTTTTTAGAATTGATGCAGGACTATCCGATTTCAAAAGTAACGGTAAAGATGATCTGTGAATCTGCTGATATCAACAGAAGTACCTTCTATGCCCACTACCTGAATCCCTATGATTTATTGAATCAGATACAAAAGGAGACTTTATCCCATATTCAGACGTATATTATGAATAAGCACTTTATCATAGAAAAAAATAAAGTTGCGGTTCCTACACTGGTACAGGTACTTGACTTTGCAAAAAATAACCGTTCTTTGTTTCGGGTTCTCTTAAGTGAGAGCAACAGCAGCAACTTTCAAAAGGGTCTGGAGTCTCTGGCAAATGAAAAGACCATGGAGGAAATTGCAGAGGAAGAGCGCTTAGAGGGAAGCGCATATGAATATTTGCAGATATTTGAGATATCCGGGATTATCAGTATTATGAAAATATGGCTGAATAAGGGGTGTGTGGATGAACCGGAAGAACTGGCACTCCTGATATCCAAACTGCTGTTTCAGGGAATAGGGGGGTTTTACCAATAG
- a CDS encoding chloride channel protein, whose product MKRRIRKVYDTYKGLIIIGIIGIPIGAVVGLIDTVFGRILLKITDFRNQYPLYLLPFLALAGIIIVFCNRKFGGKSSGGMNLIFAVGHGDEEVIPFRLIPFIISGTWLTHLFGGSAGREGVAVQIGAAFSHWVGSRLPVKNKSNIFLVTGMAAGFAGLFETPIAAVFFSMEVLVAGRLEYQALLPAVTAAFTASTVSKLLGLEKFTFALTAKLDFRAGMILKLIVLGMIFGMLGGAFSWILKWTKSFLSQKMKNPLLRIAATGVILSILLLLAHKGRYSGLGTNLIGNSFQGGQVFPYDWLLKFLFTVITLSAGFQGGEVTPLFAIGASLGVVLAGIFHLPVEVAAALGYVSMFGSATNTFFAPVFIGGEVFGYDYIPYFFFVCAAGYVFNMDKSIYTLQKKQYR is encoded by the coding sequence ATGAAAAGAAGAATTCGCAAAGTATATGATACGTACAAGGGTTTGATAATCATAGGGATTATAGGAATCCCCATAGGAGCTGTTGTGGGTCTGATAGATACGGTATTTGGCAGGATATTGTTAAAAATAACGGATTTCAGAAATCAGTATCCGCTTTATCTGCTTCCATTTCTGGCCTTGGCGGGCATTATAATTGTCTTTTGTAATAGGAAGTTCGGAGGCAAAAGCAGTGGAGGCATGAATCTTATATTTGCCGTGGGACATGGTGATGAGGAAGTAATTCCCTTTCGGCTTATTCCTTTTATTATATCAGGTACATGGCTGACCCACCTGTTCGGAGGAAGTGCCGGAAGAGAGGGGGTAGCGGTACAGATAGGGGCGGCCTTTTCCCATTGGGTGGGCAGCAGGCTGCCTGTAAAGAACAAATCAAATATTTTTCTGGTAACCGGTATGGCAGCGGGCTTTGCAGGTCTGTTTGAGACACCGATTGCAGCTGTGTTTTTTTCCATGGAAGTACTTGTCGCGGGAAGATTGGAGTATCAGGCATTGCTGCCGGCTGTTACCGCAGCCTTTACAGCAAGTACGGTTTCTAAGCTGCTGGGACTGGAGAAGTTCACATTTGCCCTGACCGCAAAACTTGATTTTCGTGCAGGTATGATATTAAAGCTGATTGTACTGGGTATGATTTTCGGTATGCTGGGAGGAGCTTTTTCATGGATATTGAAATGGACAAAATCGTTTCTTTCGCAAAAGATGAAGAATCCGCTGCTTCGGATAGCAGCCACCGGAGTAATTTTAAGTATTTTATTACTTCTGGCGCATAAAGGAAGATATTCGGGTCTGGGGACAAATCTGATCGGGAACAGCTTTCAGGGAGGGCAGGTTTTCCCCTATGACTGGCTGCTGAAATTTCTGTTTACTGTGATCACTTTGTCAGCCGGATTTCAGGGTGGTGAAGTGACACCTCTCTTTGCCATCGGTGCAAGTCTCGGGGTTGTGCTGGCAGGAATATTTCATCTGCCGGTTGAAGTAGCGGCTGCACTTGGATATGTGAGTATGTTTGGAAGCGCTACCAATACTTTCTTTGCACCGGTATTTATTGGCGGTGAAGTATTTGGATATGACTATATACCATATTTCTTTTTTGTCTGCGCAGCCGGGTATGTTTTTAATATGGATAAATCAATCTATACTTTGCAAAAAAAGCAATACAGATAA
- a CDS encoding sensor histidine kinase produces MKKRIENIKIICSQFQTKLMLAFFLCTLLPLAVIACIFYHITYRIAADKIMSSTILADDQLNMQFNERIGQAENVADSIQYDMYSLTRTGESITEALSVFNNARNDVSLFKTTFDFYHIYVFLPDTKLGAKEGLYFLPLSEISQFGLPGNWQENPGTDSIWFYQTDVELPFILSEAYSTKDLITCCRILHNQANNSLEYGYFIFLNPDEFSGSLSNAFSGTAITSYLVSETGQILAHTDSTLSGTHLPEDKMSLLEAQGSIRFESDGINYHAVQLNNGWYHITEIPENYIKENTRILLRTIIVTLVIALPLTILTIITMSGNLTRRLRKLSLAMKDFSLSNPLDLSSYDLLPSSKNQTSYDEIDKLIITFDKMQTSINQNMHSILELSLSEEKLRYQLLQSQINPHFLYNILGSIKTCQTIGRLDTANQMITDLTQFYRLTLRKTGDLISIRDELEIARLYLEMEKLCHDDTLTWEIHAEDGIENYRMCRFTLQPFLENSILHGISRITPRVHLKLFVCYGEDTVIITIQDDGIGISPRQLDELRTVLEEKTVDYDKHFGIGNVNRRISSPSFGHGSIQIESRVGEGTKITIIFAQMEEENA; encoded by the coding sequence ATGAAAAAAAGAATAGAGAACATAAAAATCATATGCTCACAGTTTCAGACAAAATTAATGCTGGCATTTTTCCTGTGCACACTGCTTCCTCTTGCTGTTATCGCATGTATTTTTTATCATATAACCTATCGGATTGCGGCGGATAAAATCATGAGCTCTACGATTTTGGCCGATGATCAGCTGAATATGCAGTTCAACGAGCGAATTGGACAGGCAGAAAATGTAGCCGATTCCATTCAATATGACATGTATTCCCTCACCCGGACAGGGGAAAGTATTACAGAAGCCCTGTCTGTTTTTAATAATGCGAGAAATGATGTGTCCTTATTTAAAACTACTTTTGATTTTTATCATATCTATGTTTTTCTGCCTGATACAAAATTGGGGGCAAAAGAAGGCTTATATTTCTTACCCCTTTCCGAAATATCGCAATTTGGGCTGCCCGGGAACTGGCAGGAGAATCCCGGAACAGACTCTATCTGGTTTTATCAGACAGACGTAGAGCTCCCCTTTATCCTGTCGGAAGCGTATTCCACCAAAGACCTTATTACATGCTGCAGGATTCTCCATAATCAGGCAAATAACAGCCTGGAATATGGTTATTTTATATTTTTAAACCCGGATGAATTTTCCGGCTCACTTTCCAATGCATTTTCCGGCACGGCCATCACCAGTTACCTGGTATCAGAGACAGGGCAGATTTTAGCCCATACAGATTCTACCCTCTCCGGTACGCATCTGCCGGAAGATAAAATGTCGCTTTTAGAGGCTCAAGGAAGTATAAGGTTTGAATCAGATGGGATTAATTACCACGCGGTTCAACTGAATAACGGATGGTACCATATTACGGAAATTCCCGAAAATTATATAAAAGAAAACACCCGTATTTTACTGCGGACAATTATAGTTACCCTGGTTATCGCTCTTCCGCTCACCATACTTACAATTATTACGATGTCCGGAAATCTGACCCGAAGATTACGGAAGCTTTCCCTTGCGATGAAGGATTTCAGTTTAAGTAATCCATTGGATCTGTCCTCCTATGATTTGCTTCCTTCTTCCAAAAACCAAACTTCTTATGACGAGATTGATAAATTAATTATAACCTTTGATAAGATGCAGACTTCCATTAACCAAAACATGCATTCCATCCTGGAACTGTCACTCTCAGAGGAAAAGCTGAGATACCAACTTTTACAGTCCCAGATTAACCCACACTTCCTGTATAATATCCTGGGCTCCATAAAAACCTGCCAGACAATTGGAAGGCTGGATACTGCCAATCAGATGATTACGGATCTGACTCAATTTTACAGGCTTACACTTAGAAAAACCGGGGATCTGATTTCTATAAGAGATGAACTGGAAATAGCCCGTCTTTATCTGGAAATGGAAAAGCTTTGTCACGATGACACACTTACCTGGGAAATCCATGCGGAGGATGGGATTGAAAACTACAGGATGTGCCGCTTTACACTGCAGCCTTTTTTGGAAAACAGCATCCTGCACGGTATCTCCCGGATAACTCCCAGGGTACATCTCAAGCTGTTTGTCTGTTATGGTGAAGATACGGTCATCATTACCATCCAAGATGACGGGATAGGAATCTCACCCCGGCAATTGGATGAGCTGCGAACGGTTCTGGAAGAAAAAACCGTAGATTATGACAAGCATTTTGGAATCGGGAACGTCAACCGGAGAATATCCAGCCCTTCTTTCGGACATGGTTCCATTCAGATTGAAAGCCGGGTCGGTGAAGGCACAAAAATCACCATTATTTTTGCTCAAATGGAGGAAGAAAACGCATGA